In Naumovozyma castellii chromosome 1, complete genome, one DNA window encodes the following:
- the NCAS0A00490 gene encoding uncharacterized protein — protein sequence MSNVSMSSQELKELGNKTYKEKGYEQAVHYFTSALSQPSTNKHILYSNRAAAHIGLKHYAEALEDGKNCVELAPNWDKGYSRVGVAYLGLQKLDEAEENFKKALQLNEQNVHAKKELAYVKYLQIQRKKAAQKPKTAEPKKKTPEPKKKTRKSKKKTSEQENKPFVTKINASPPKEHGIYTYTLEDLFTRPNILEELDSDPSTKEMMTDPVLRNKIANYNESSSAFNDDDPRMAIIMQTLGKLSLKERKANGEAPEMSFTEPDMNEDIRKHVRSQMKEKSQQKLSPEETEKKRRADEEKRIGNDLYKKRNFKEAIIHYTKAWNTFQDITYLNNIGAAQFERGDYGNVLKSLGQAVFFAEHTNPEPQVLAKSYIRMGNAYHRIWDHEHAITAYEYGLMLNGNEEHKKKLASLRVEFEKVKKGEFIDLQKFEEARIEGKQHFLNREYFKAMKCYTEMIKTNPTSPVGWCNRAAVFEKLLTCPQVIDDCDKAISVDPSYIKAYVRKGFAQITERDLDEALETWESGDAANKKYHGNEKNELLESLHSKVLFEIHRPKRQGTREEIRAKAMQVPEVVEALNDPVLKDLLMQSQTNPSALEEHMDNADIMNKMQTLMRHGVIGDW from the coding sequence ATGAGCAACGTCAGCATGTCTTCCCAAGAGTTGAAGGAACTAGGAAACAAAACCTATAAGGAAAAAGGTTACGAACAAGCTGTCCACTATTTCACAAGTGCGCTGTCACAACCATCCACTAATAAGCATATCTTGTACTCAAATAGAGCCGCTGCTCATATTGGTTTGAAACACTATGCTGAAGCATTAGAAGATGGGAAAAATTGTGTCGAGTTGGCCCCCAATTGGGATAAGGGATATTCCAGAGTAGGAGTTGCATATTTGGGTTTGCAGAAACTGGATGAAGCAGAGGAAAACTTTAAGAAGGCCCTACAATTGAATGAGCAGAACGTTCATGCTAAGAAGGAATTAGCTTACGTGAAGTACCTACAAATTCAACGTAAGAAAGCGGCCCAGAAACCTAAAACCGCtgaaccaaagaagaagacacctgaaccaaagaaaaaaaccAGAAAGtcaaaaaagaaaacttCTGAACAGGAGAACAAGCCATTTGTGACAAAAATAAACGCCTCACCACCAAAGGAACATGGTATTTATACATATACTTTGGAGGACTTGTTCACACGtccaaatattcttgaagaattggattCTGACCCTTCCACAAAGGAAATGATGACGGATCCAGTTCTCAGAAATAAGATTGCGAACTACAATGAGAGTTCGAGTGctttcaatgatgatgatccACGAATGGCGATTATTATGCAAACTCTTGGTAAACTCAGCTTGAAGGAGAGAAAAGCTAATGGTGAAGCTCCTGAAATGTCCTTCACAGAACCAGATATGAATGAGGACATAAGGAAACATGTCAGATCTCAAATGAAGGAAAAAAGCCAGCAAAAACTATCACCTGAAGAGACTGAGAAAAAAAGACGTGCTGacgaagaaaaaagaatCGGTAATGACTTGTATAAGAAGCGCAATTTCAAAGAGGCTATTATCCATTACACAAAGGCATGGAATACTTTCCAAGATATTActtatttaaataatattggGGCAGcccaatttgaaagaggTGATTATGGTAACGTTCTCAAGTCCTTGGGCCAAGCTGTCTTCTTTGCCGAACACACTAATCCTGAACCTCAAGTGTTGGCAAAGTCATATATTCGTATGGGTAATGCCTATCATAGAATATGGGATCATGAGCATGCAATCACCGCTTATGAATATGGATTAATGCTAAATGGTAATGAGGAGcataaaaagaaattggcAAGCCTACgtgttgaatttgaaaaggtAAAGAAGGGGGAATTTATAGATCTACAGAAGTTTGAAGAAGCTCGTATTGAAGGGAAGCAACATTTTCTTAACagagaatattttaaagCTATGAAGTGCTACACCGAAATGATAAAAACCAATCCTACCAGCCCCGTTGGTTGGTGCAATAGAGCTGCAGTCTTCGAAAAATTATTGACTTGTCCACAGGTGATCGATGATTGTGATAAAGCAATCAGCGTTGATCCGTCATATATAAAGGCGTATGTCAGAAAGGGATTTGCCCAAATTACTGAAAGAGATTTGGATGAAGCCCTGGAGACATGGGAGAGCGGGGATGCGGCCAATAAGAAGTACCATGGTAATGAGAAGAACGAACTGCTAGAATCGCTCCATAGTAAAGtcttatttgaaattcacAGGCCAAAAAGACAGGGGACTAGGGAAGAGATTAGGGCTAAGGCGATGCAAGTTCCTGAAGTGGTCGAGGCTCTTAATGACCCAGTTTTAAAAGATCTTCTAATGCAAAGCCAAACAAATCCTTCTGCTTTGGAAGAACACATGGATAATGCAGACATCATGAATAAGATGCAGACCTTGATGAGACATGGTGTGATTGGAGATTGGTAG
- the EMG1 gene encoding 18S rRNA pseudouridine methyltransferase (ancestral locus Anc_1.64) produces MVEDSRVRDAMRNGEEKALPASLVPQTPATLTSKDKITQRVIVVLAMASLESHKISSSHAGEDKYALLNCDDHQGILKRMGRDISEARPDITHQCLLTLLDSPINKAGKLQVYIQTSRGILIEVNPTVRIPRTFKRFSGLMVQLLHKLSIRSVNSEEKLLKVIKNPITDHLPTKCRKVTLSFDAPVVRVQDYIAKLDDDESICLFVGAMARGKDNFADEWVDEKIGLSNYPLSASVACSKFCHGAEDAWGIL; encoded by the coding sequence ATGGTTGAAGATTCTAGAGTCAGAGATGCCATGAGAAATGGTGAAGAAAAGGCGCTGCCAGCCTCATTAGTGCCTCAAACGCCAGCTACATTAACATCAAAGGATAAGATTACGCAAAGAGTCATTGTTGTTTTGGCCATGGCTTCCCTGGAGTCACATAAGATATCTTCTTCGCATGCAGGGGAGGACAAATACGCTCTTTTGAATTGTGATGATCACCAAGgtatattgaaaaggatgGGGAGAGATATCAGTGAGGCCAGACCTGACATTACTCATCAATGTCTATTGACATTATTGGACTCCCCCATCAACAAGGCCGGGAAATTACAAGTTTACATCCAAACCAGCCGAGGCATTCTTATTGAAGTGAACCCTACTGTACGTATACCTAGAACGTTTAAGAGATTTTCCGGGTTGATGGTTCAGTTGTTACATAAATTATCCATTAGATCTGTGAATTCCGAGGAGAAGTTGTTGAAGGTTATCAAGAACCCAATTACTGATCATTTACCTACGAAGTGTCGTAAAGTGACCTTATCATTCGATGCTCCAGTGGTCCGAGTACAGGATTATATCGCCAAATTAGACGATGACGAGAGTATTTGTCTATTTGTGGGTGCTATGGCAAGAGGTAAAGATAATTTTGCTGATGAATGGGTCGATGAGAAAATTGGGTTATCCAATTATCCATTATCTGCATCGGTGGCATGTTCGAAGTTCTGTCATGGTGCGGAAGATGCCTGGGGTATTTTGTGA
- the PRM1 gene encoding pheromone-regulated protein PRM1 (ancestral locus Anc_1.65) has protein sequence MAPLTSYLQLGDRLSQIWINKYTLMILLVMFKFFFFSKSIQGAINTSETYVLSNCQRIDTIYSKMSDDTPHYLGVMGNYLIDKSLEGTMKATLETLNLLVYASEEVITFMIDLYLGTYACLAVSAIHGTVEVATNTTEKLLSAMNSTVSTVANDLDDGLDGLSKIINKIISAASKIEDFFTDDDDDDSDPTDNVKQINLTISALRNLYIPSSINDKLEELSANTPTFDKVKNMTKQLVSEPFDQVRKEIKTINTTSLLGNKSMLYVPPLVDISNGTGICSSNKPLIKESYKFLTEGLKITTTILIVLMIVGAIAMLVPVAWNEYRLWTRLSEMQEQYLIRNPSNNLYVTSTTDDDVDTEYQNPFKEKSYGEMEQYDVIASYQYCFQSWNTRISSYVTKLVTLGRTSISPTERKRIEWVVAYITSERALCVLGIGLLALIMCIFQFILLAVLKHRINSTSGTNSLSKSLLNSSITDTMVQDLNTWGVQTNDYINYTESSMNKQIFGWIDTTTVSLNNTVTTMIDGIDDTLGDIFNGTLLYNPMKTVVMCVIENKLYAIEKGLTWVHDKAQISIPRINGTELQETLQRQVQQSSNSTTSSGLNSAMAELTQDMKKALSKILDLYHHIAMQELIISLVLIAIWAIQLPVAFLILRCEK, from the coding sequence ATGGCGCCACTAACATCATACCTACAGTTAGGTGATAGACTTTCACAAATATGGATTAACAAATATACATTAATGATTCTTCTGGTCATGTTCaagtttttcttcttctccaaatCCATCCAGGGTGCCATCAACACCTCAGAAACATACGTTCTTTCAAACTGTCAAAGGATTGATACCATTTACTCGAAAATGTCGGATGACACACCGCATTACCTTGGTGTCATGGgtaattatttaattgataaatCATTGGAGGGAACCATGAAAGCCACCTTGGAGACTTTGAACTTGTTGGTCTATGCCAGTGAAGAAGTGATCACATTTATGATCGACCTCTATTTGGGTACATACGCTTGTTTGGCAGTGAGTGCCATTCATGGCACTGTCGAAGTTGCTACAAATACTACGGAAAAACTGCTAAGCGCTATGAATTCCACAGTCTCCACAGTAGCTAACGATCTAGATGATGGGTTGGATGGTCTTTCtaaaattattaacaaGATAATATCGGCTGCCTCCaagattgaagattttttcacggatgatgacgatgatgacaGTGATCCTACCGATAATGTCAagcaaataaatttaacCATCTCTgcattaagaaatttatataTCCCATCCTCCATAAATGACAAGTTGGAAGAACTCTCAGCTAATACGCCCACGTTTGATAAAGTTAAAAATATGACCAAACAATTGGTTTCTGAACCATTTGATCAAGTGAGAAAAGAGattaaaacaataaataCAACGAGTCTACTTGGAAATAAATCCATGCTTTATGTTCCACCGCTAGTAGATATTTCCAATGGGACAGGAATTTGTTCTTCTAATAAACCATTAATCAAGGAATCTTACAAGTTTCTCACTGAAGGATTGAAGATTACTACAACAATATTAATTGTTCTGATGATTGTGGGTGCCATTGCAATGTTGGTCCCAGTGGCATGGAACGAATATAGGTTATGGACACGTTTAAGTGAAATGcaagaacaatatttaataagaAATCCAAGTAACAATTTGTATGTTACCAGTACAACTGACGATGATGTGGACACTGAATATCAGAATccatttaaagaaaagagtTATGGGGAGATGGAACAATATGACGTTATTGCAAGCTATCAATATTGTTTCCAATCTTGGAATACCAGGATTAGTTCATACGTTACCAAGCTAGTCACCTTAGGAAGGACAAGCATTTCACCGACAGAACGCAAAAGGATAGAATGGGTGGTCGCTTATATCACTTCTGAGAGAGCTCTCTGTGTCTTGGGCATTGGGCTATTGGCCTTGATCATGTgtatatttcaatttattctCTTGGCTGTGCTCAAGCATCGTATAAATTCCACAAGTGGGACAAATTCCCTTTCCAAGTCATTATTGAACAGTTCCATTACGGACACCATGGTTCAAGATCTTAATACATGGGGGGTCCAAACGAATGACTACATTAACTACACAGAAAGTTCCATGAACAAgcaaatatttggatggATTGACACGACGACGGTTTCTTTAAACAACACTGTGACCACGATGATTGACGGTATAGACGACACATTAGGTGACATCTTCAATGGGACATTGCTTTACAACCCGATGAAGACCGTAGTAATGTGCGTCATCGAGAACAAACTGTACGCCATCGAAAAGGGACTCACGTGGGTCCATGATAAGGCCCAGATATCTATCCCTAGGATCAATGGTACCGAATTGCAAGAGACCCTACAGCGACAAGTTCAACAGAGCAGCAATTCAACCACATCCAGTGGTCTCAACAGCGCCATGGCCGAGCTTACTCAGGACATGAAGAAAGCCCTGAGCAAGATACTTGATCTGTACCACCACATAGCGATGCAAGAGCTGATCATCTCCCTGGTGCTCATCGCCATCTGGGCCATCCAGTTGCCTGTGGCCTTCCTTATTCTTCGATGCGAGAAATAA
- the CAF120 gene encoding Caf120p (ancestral locus Anc_1.66) has product MRRIFSSSKSPGNSPKNISATSFPSPKSSSSSSKNAMPSPVTPDQDGTDPLSPELVPIVTLLSSQVHRRYHDGVLLVLEDLKNDGTPAERKWKEVYGVLIGTQLALWDAKELAGGPQHHISEYKLKQLASKPTYINFTDAILKTLDSQDNVVTESNQRLDNVLVVSTTLKNRYFLQYSNKESFNQWNAAIRLSVFECTSLQEAYTGAFISSRGSRLGDIKILLADTKFKYEDWVSVRFGPGMPWKRCYAVISQGTGKEKKGKMQLGEINFYENDKKIKKANSMTTVTGARAIYAVYPSSPRLIDESTIIKLEGSITMGKKEEPQESSLFIMPEKHNAVPGYDTIIRFLIPAMNAFKLYGRPKRLTANKDDPESLLFALPVLPCIYYLNVEDLYPMVNSSSSMYWTNYEWREQIRGLLQRKLTSGYSGCGSTSDLTMSVMSPVIGSSELFDGPSSPIMSPLLNHSRQAMRSNPGSNERLAVTTERNISNPMLRRQITPNEQENNSKIDNTLGSAPLYHTNTNRLKENVPRASSPLGQPETTRNIPAGMKLNIVDSNFEKFDDPSTNPYRKTSPKKKSDLSRHNTGTSDLFDLYTDYSTEPFGMSSSVTKDKRHNKTEEKTNPFSHRARQISPRKQNSVPVDDISKDLADIDVLGSGEDLLKDLNLNGDFSGKTIMDNNDTNVFDPDFMEQDQLLQSEQLYKNSAATTAARRQPQMNSHSNVENNSSKNIRRPYPEDAYGTNTSKPTHQTPVTPVDQVQRIRLPPANNSGFRQQPAQGPAQPKPQQLQVEMGNPYRTRPSQEPTPQQINVPSHPGSKLHQRPPNGFSPNSMAPNYPNRGMPPPQQQQQHHPSNLPKLPPHQNGPYNNYGKQSPYNPQGKRIPPAMHNPYQQHPQYMPNGPQMQQRPMGQYRGPPPSQAPHQALRSPGYPPAFPHGNRPPPNQNQAYPPPVPSNNIKPTKPGGGGFSQFMPPSQSNNNPYSH; this is encoded by the coding sequence ATGAGACGAATCTTTTCCAGTAGCAAGTCTCCCGGGAACTCGCCCAAGAATATCAGTGCTACCTCCTTCCCGAGTCCCAAATCATCGTCCTCCTCCTCCAAGAATGCAATGCCATCGCCGGTGACGCCAGATCAGGACGGTACAGACCCATTATCCCCTGAGTTGGTCCCGATCGTTACATTACTCTCCAGTCAGGTTCATAGAAGGTATCACGATGGTGTCCTGCTAGTTCTGGAGGACCTGAAGAATGATGGGACCCCCGCTGAGAGAAAATGGAAGGAAGTATATGGTGTCCTCATCGGTACGCAGTTAGCCTTATGGGATGCTAAGGAATTGGCAGGAGGTCCGCAGCATCATATTTCCGAATACAAATTGAAACAGTTAGCCTCTAAGCCCACGTATATTAACTTCACAGATGCGATATTAAAGACGTTAGATTCACAGGATAATGTTGTCACTGAATCAAACCAAAGATTGGATAATGTGCTTGTAGTGTCTACAACTTTGAAGAACAGGTATTTTCTGCAATACAGTAATAAGGAATCCTTTAATCAATGGAACGCCGCTATTAGGTTAAGTGTGTTTGAATGTACGTCTTTACAGGAGGCTTACACAGGTGCATTTATCTCTAGTCGGGGGTCCCGATTGGGAGATATTAAGATTTTGTTGGCTGATACCAAGTTTAAATATGAAGATTGGGTTAGTGTAAGATTTGGGCCGGGGATGCCATGGAAACGTTGTTATGCAGTCATTTCTCAAGGAACAgggaaagagaaaaaagGCAAAATGCAACTAGGTGAGATCAATttttatgaaaatgataagaaaattaagaaGGCTAATTCCATGACTACAGTCACTGGTGCAAGAGCAATTTATGCAGTGTATCCGTCGTCTCCAAgattaattgatgaatctactattattaaattggaaGGTTCAATTACCATGGGGAAGAAGGAAGAACCTCAAGAATCAAGCTTATTTATCATGCCTGAGAAACATAATGCAGTTCCAGGGTATGACACTATCATTAGATTCTTAATTCCAGCAATGAATGcatttaaattatatgGTCGGCCCAAACGTCTTACTGCCAATAAGGATGATCCTGAATCCCTGCTTTTTGCATTACCGGTATTACCATGCATATATTACTTGAATGTGGAGGATTTATATCCGATGGTAAATTCATCTTCTAGCATGTATTGGACAAATTATGAATGGAGAGAACAAATACGAGGATTGCTACAGCGTAAATTGACATCTGGTTATAGTGGATGTGGTTCCACCAGCGACTTAACCATGTCGGTAATGTCACCAGTCATAGGTTCATCTGAATTGTTCGATGGTCCAAGTAGTCCGATCATGTCTCCACTTTTAAATCACAGTAGACAGGCTATGAGGAGTAATCCTGGTAGTAATGAAAGATTAGCTGTAACGACAGAAAGGAATATATCAAATCCAATGTTGAGAAGGCAAATTACACcaaatgaacaagaaaataacaGTAAGATTGATAATACTTTGGGGTCGGCTCCTTTGTATCATACCAATACAAACAGGctgaaagaaaatgttcCTAGGGCTTCATCACCATTGGGACAACCAGAGACAACGAGAAATATTCCTGCGGGTATGAAACTTAATATTGTGGATTCcaattttgagaaattcGATGATCCATCGACGAATCCTTACAGAAAAACAAGTcccaagaagaagagtgATCTTTCTAGGCATAACACAGGAACATCTGATTTATTTGATCTGTATACTGATTATTCTACGGAACCATTTGGAATGAGTTCAAGTGTAACTAAAGATAAACGTCATAATAAAACAGAGGAAAAAACTAATCCATTTTCACATCGGGCAAGACAAATCTCGCCACGAAAGCAGAACTCGGTGCCTGTTGATGATATTTCTAAGGATCTTGCAGATATTGATGTGTTGGGGTCTGGCGAAGACTTACTAAAAGACTTGAACTTAAATGGTGATTTCTCGGGAAAGACAATTatggataataatgatacgAATGTTTTTGATCCAGATTTCATGGAACAAGATCAATTACTTCAGTCTGAACAACTTTACAAGAATTCAGCAGCAACCACAGCAGCAAGACGCCAACCACAAATGAACTCCCATTCAAATGTTGAAAATAACTCGTCAAAAAATATCCGCCGTCCATATCCTGAGGATGCATACGGCACGAATACATCAAAGCCTACACATCAAACTCCAGTCACTCCAGTTGACCAAGTGCAAAGAATTCGACTTCCCCCTGCAAATAATTCTGGTTTCAGACAACAGCCAGCTCAAGGGCCGGCACAACCGAAACCACAACAGTTACAGGTTGAAATGGGTAACCCATATAGGACCAGGCCAAGTCAAGAACCAACCCCTCAGCAAATAAATGTACCTTCTCACCCTGGATCAAAATTACATCAGAGGCCACCTAACGGTTTCTCTCCAAATTCAATGGCACCGAACTATCCTAATAGAGGGATGCCACCTccacagcaacaacaacaacatcatCCATCTAATTTACCAAAATTACCACCTCATCAAAATGGACCTTACAACAATTATGGGAAGCAGTCTCCTTATAATCCACAAGGGAAAAGGATCCCACCAGCCATGCATAATCCATACCAACAACACCCACAATATATGCCAAATGGGCCACAGATGCAACAAAGACCAATGGGGCAATATCGTGGACCACCTCCTTCACAAGCACCTCATCAAGCACTTCGTTCCCCTGGCTACCCACCAGCCTTTCCACATGGTAATAGACCGCCACCAAACCAAAACCAGGCGTATCCACCTCCCGTCCCCTCTAATAATATCAAACCAACCAAACCAGGTGGAGGAGGATTTTCTCAATTTATGCCTCCAAGtcaatcaaataataatccTTATTCTCATTAA
- the NCAS0A00530 gene encoding uncharacterized protein has product MGNTPSATYPGPAIPRSKRNLCKRRNKGIHRLECHCTKEDIEKQRDTCRQFKRTWEFADHYRCFVSTNRTLCQLHEKFAHYGPYRRDEPRASADLNIKVDSVLIVLGSENQQNVTIGTGMNVGAKQLHSIFSECGLSTDTIRNLILQEIGEPGSTSSATYKPTSSTLAGFKNLSLHNFLYDNVQENLHDPWNELKYPTFFIGCTDKDGDENLSVAYGICNVIKEISKHLQEEHLEGNVHQIAKLMNARDLRIEMNLTTQYEDNFDNGTLNEDRLSYKRINLVYFGEGVTSRLLGRMVDVWEFDSDGMFESKRQAKDWLPCSARLSGMAAYVPIKCDALDSITSLLEDMRHEDWRTSSTLDIDNGWEDSTIW; this is encoded by the coding sequence ATGGGCAATACTCCTTCCGCAACATACCCAGGACCGGCTATTCCCAGAAGCAAAAGGAACCTTTGCAAAAGGAGAAATAAGGGAATACACAGGTTGGAATGTCATTGCACTAAAGAAGATATAGAAAAACAAAGGGATACATGCCGGCAGTTCAAACGAACATGGGAGTTCGCTGATCATTATAGATGTTTTGTATCCACAAACCGGACTTTATGCCAGCTCCATGAAAAGTTTGCCCACTACGGACCGTATCGGCGTGACGAACCCAGGGCATCAGCTGACCTTAATATTAAAGTTGACTCGGTGTTGATAGTATTAGGTTCTGAGAATCAACAAAATGTGACGATCGGCACGGGGATGAATGTTGGTGCTAAACAATTGCATTCTATCTTCAGTGAGTGTGGTCTGTCTACCGATACGATTAGGAATCTTATTCTGCAAGAAATCGGCGAACCAGGTTCAACATCCTCTGCCACTTATAAACCAACTAGCTCTACTTTAGCTGGCTTCAAAAACTTAAGTCTTCATAATTTCCTATATGACAATGTACAGGAAAATTTACATGATCCATGGAACGAACTGAAATACCCTACCTTTTTTATTGGATGCACTGATAAAGATGGCGATGAGAATCTTTCGGTTGCCTATGGCATTTGTAACGtgattaaagaaatttcgAAGCACCTGCAGGAGGAGCATTTGGAGGGGAACGTACATCAAATTGcaaaattgatgaatgcTAGAGATCTTCGAATAGAAATGAACTTAACCACACAGTATGAGGACAATTTTGATAACGGTACCCTAAATGAGGACCGACTTTCCTATAAGCGCATCAATCTGGTTTACTTTGGCGAGGGTGTTACCTCGCGGCTACTTGGGCGAATGGTTGATGTATGGGAGTTTGATTCTGACGGTATGTTTGAAAGTAAAAGGCAAGCAAAAGACTGGTTACCTTGCAGCGCTCGTCTTTCAGGCATGGCGGCATATGTTCCCATAAAATGTGATGCCCTGGATAGCATCACTTCGCTGCTTGAAGATATGAGACACGAAGACTGGAGGACGTCAAGCACGCTGGATATTGATAACGGATGGGAGGACTCTACAATTTGGTAG
- the MET2 gene encoding homoserine O-acetyltransferase (ancestral locus Anc_1.68): protein MTFNLRKLDVEEIKRENPFTKLVQGQTIVEIPSLQLESGLTINNFPIAYKTWGTLNEKRDNVLVICHALTGSADVADWWGPLLGDNLAFDPSRFFIICLNSMGSPYGSFSPLSINEETNERYGPEFPLCTVRDDVRAHKIVLDSLGVSSIACVIGGSMGGMLALEWTVMYGKDYVRNLVALATSARHSAWCISWSEAQRQSIYSDPKYQDGFYPLEDPPLAGLSAARMAALLTYRSRNSFESKFARRTPSLLQQQKAQRVESRPASTVNEKSIQIHNDGYVGRCRPLVVDRQSSVSSSESLHSVSSVTSLSSVSGEVKELNPAQTFFSAQSYLRYQGTKFVNRFDANCYIAITRKLDTHDLARDRVEYEDDLSEVLEVVQQPTLVIGISSDGLFTYSEQEFLAEHIPNSHLEKIESPEGHDAFLLEFKLINEMIVNFLKKNAKEITDSEPRPWGTDSINNGLKDSVFGEAEEVTNW from the coding sequence ATGACTTTCAATTTAAGGAAATTAGACGTCGAAGAGATTAAGAGGGAAAACCCTTTCACAAAACTGGTCCAGGGCCAAACTATTGTTGAAATTCCCTCATTACAACTAGAATCAGGCTTAACGATAAACAACTTCCCCATCGCATACAAGACATGGGGGACACTAAATGAGAAACGTGATAACGTTCTAGTGATTTGTCATGCATTAACCGGGTCTGCTGACGTTGCTGATTGGTGGGGACCGCTACTAGGTGATAATTTAGCCTTTGATCCTTCcagatttttcatcatttgtttGAATTCCATGGGGTCACCATACGGTTCCTTTTCACCTTTGTCTATAAATGAGGAGACCAATGAGAGATACGGTCCAGAATTCCCATTATGTACTGTACGTGATGATGTGAGAGCACATAAGATTGTCCTTGATTCATTAGGCGTAAGTTCTATAGCTTGTGTCATTGGTGGGTCCATGGGTGGTATGCTCGCCTTAGAATGGACCGTCATGTATGGCAAGGATTACGTGAGAAACTTGGTGGCATTGGCTACATCAGCAAGACATTCCGCATGGTGTATTTCATGGTCTGAAGCACAAAGACAATCTATTTACTCAGATCCTAAATACCAGGATGGGTTTTATCCCTTGGAGGATCCGCCATTAGCTGGTTTATCTGCTGCTCGTATGGCTGCACTATTAACTTATCGTTCGAGAAACAGTTTTGAAAGTAAATTTGCTAGAAGAACtccatcattattacaacaacaaaaggCTCAAAGAGTGGAAAGTCGTCCGGCTTCCAcagttaatgaaaaatctaTTCAAATACATAATGATGGTTATGTTGGTAGATGTCGCCCACTTGTTGTAGATCGTCAAAGCAGCGtatcatcatctgaatCGTTACATTCTGTGTCCTCTGTCACTTCATTGAGTTCCGTATCAGGTGAAGTGAAAGAGTTGAACCCAGCTCAGACATTCTTCTCTGCACAAAGTTATCTTCGTTACCAAGGTACCAAATTTGTTAACAGATTTGATGCCAATTGTTACATTGCTATTACAAGGAAATTAGATACTCATGATTTAGCCCGTGATAGAGTAGAATATGAGGATGATCTTTCTGAAGTGCTAGAAGTTGTTCAACAACCAACATTAGTCATTGGTATTAGTTCAGATGGATTATTCACGTACTCAGAACAAGAATTTTTAGCTGAACATATACCAAATAGTCATTTGGAGAAAATTGAATCTCCAGAGGGTCATGATGCATTCTTATTagaattcaaattaataaatgaaatgatcgttaattttttgaagaaaaatgccAAGGAAATAACAGATAGCGAACCTCGCCCATGGGGAACCGACTCTATAAATAATGGGTTAAAAGATTCAGTATTTGGAGAAGCCGAAGAGGTAACTAATTGGTAA